The genomic region ACGAATGGGTCAAGACGGACGTCGTCGATGCGGCCGAGGAGCCGCAGACGGGTCCCGTCGTCGAACTGAAGGGGGTCGTCTTCACATATGCGAGCGACGTCAGGAGAGAGCATAATTTTTCGCTCGGACCGATCGACATCGCAATCGAACCGGGAGAGCTCGTTTTCGTCATCGGGGGAAACGGCAGCGGCAAATCGACCTTCGTCAAAGTCCTCTCCGGACTGTATCCGCCGCTGCAAGGAGAGGTTCGTCTTGCCGGCCGGCTCGTCACGGATGCCAATCGAGCCTGGTATCGCGATCATTACTCCGTGGTATTCTCGGATTTTTATTTGTTCGACAAGTTGCTCGGGCTCGACGAATCGTCGATCGAATCCCAGGCACATTCATACCTCGCGCGGCTGCAGATCGACCATAAGGTCACCATCAACGGGCGCGCGTTTTCCACGACCGAACTCTCGCAAGGGCAACGCAAACGGCTGGCGCTCGTGACCGCCTATCTGGAGAATCGGACGATTTATGTCTTCGATGAATGGGCCGCAGACCAGGATCCCGAGTATAAAGAGGTCTTCTATCGGCAGCTGTTGCCGGATTTGCGGGCCCGCGGCAAGAGCGTCATTGTCATCACCCATGACGATCGCTATTTCCACCTGGGCGATCGAGTGGTCAAATTGGAAGAAGGCCGCATCGTCGATGCCGATGCGGCCGGACTGCGGGCTCGGCCAGCCGTGGGCTCATAGGCCATGAACGGGTATCAGCCTGTCCCTTTTCCGGCGATTCCCCTCACATCCCCCAGCCGTCTTCTCGACATGCTCGGAGGCAGTCTGGAACTCGAAGACGGCGCCATTCATGTGTGGCAATGCAGTCTGGACGAAGCGGATCCATGTCATGATCGCCTCTCCGCCTATCTGGATGCTGAAGAACGATCGCGCGCCTCACGTTTTGTTCACGAGAGGGACAGACGACGATTCGTCTTGGCCCATGGGTGCCTGAGAGTCCTGCTCGCCCGATATGCCGGCCCGTCGCCGGCCGCGTTGTCATTCGGACGGTCGCGGGAAGGCAAACCGGTTCTGGCACGTGAGGCCGGCCCCGCCGCCATTGCGTTCAATCTGTCCCATTCGCATGGCCGGATGCTCCTGGCGGTTTCCAGGCATCGAGAAGTCGGGGCGGATCTGGAACTGATGCGCGAGGACGTCGAGGCACTCAAGCTGGCCGAGCGGTTCTACACGCGGAATGAATATGCGGCGCTGACGGCGCAGCCGTCGGCTCAACATACGCTCTGCTTCTTTCAATACTGGGTGGCGAAGGAAGCCGTTCTGAAGGGGCAGGGGAAAGGCATCCCTTCCTTGGGCGAATGCGAAATCGACCTGGGCAGCCAGGAGCGGCAGATCGAGGTTCGTATTCTTCCCGGATCGAACATGGACAAGGGATGGTATGTCCAGTGGTTGTCATGCGGACTCGGATGGTCTGCTGCCGTGGCGTTCTATGGAACGGCGGTCCTGCGAGGGATGCCGGAATAACGGAGTCACATCCCGGCTCATTGTCCTCCTGCCGCTCATCCTTCGCTGCGCAATCCTCGAAAAAAATCTTTGAGAAGGGCTTGGCTGTCCTGTTCGAGGACGCAGCCGGTTACTGTTACCTGATGATTGAGGCGGGAGTTTCTGGAGAAATCGAGGACGGATCCGCAGGCACCGGCCTTGGCATCTCGGGCACCGAAGACCAGCCGCGGAATTCTGGCGAGGATGACGGCACCCAGGCACATCGGGCAGGGCTCGACCGTCACGTACAGGGTCGTGTCCAGCAGTCGCCACGTCCCGCACCGTTTGGCGGCCTCCCGAATGGCGATCAACTCCGCATGTGCGGTCGGATCCTGCCACGTTTCACGGAAGTTGTGGGAGGAAGCAATCACTTCGGACCCCTGCACCAGCACTGCGGCGATCGGAACTTCTCCGATGGCTGTCGCCTGGGCGGCGAGGGCCAGCGCCGTCCTCATAAAATACGTGTCTTGATCGACCGATGAGTCCGACATGGTCCGGCAGGCCAGGGGTAAAACCGTTTTACGGCCGGTTGTAACGGGGTTCGCCGTGAGCGTCAAGAGGAGGGTCGGATGAGATCAGGACTGACTGACCAGATACAGGGCCCCGGTCGGCTGGGGGCGGCCGCCCGGCGGCTCTAAACTGACCGCGAACTTCTTGGTCCGTTCGAAATCAGGAAGACGTTTGACCATGAGATGCGCAGTCTCTCCTGAGTCCATATGGAAGGTACCGATACTCTTGGGCCGCTGGTCGATTGCCCATAGCTGATACATCGTGCCGTTGACGCATTCCGGAAGGTTGACGGCGTACAGCCATATTTTTTGCGTTTTGGCGTCATAAAGAAGAAGACCTGACGCGTTCTTGGCCATCTCCGATCCATTCAACGATACGACCCGGATGCTTGGCTGTCTGAGCAGCGCCGCCAATTCGTCCTGCGGAGTTTTTCCCCGGGCGCCCGCGGCCGACCGTGACGTGAGCTGCTGTTCCAAGCCTTCGAGTTCGGTCTCCCGTTCGATCAGTTGCTCCTTCAACTCCGCAATGTCATGCCCGCGTCGCTCGCCGTCGCGCTCCAGTATGGCGACGGTACGGTCACGATCCGCGACGACGCGTTGCAGACCCACGAGCTTGGTCGTTTGCTCCTGCAAGGCGGTTTCCAATTGCTCGATCTTTGCGCCATCGGAAGACAGGCGAGTCGTGAAGGACCATCCCAAATAGCCTGCAACCGTCACGAGCAGCACCGCGGCGATGCCGAGCGCCCACGGCAGGGAGACCGACCGGGCCGGCGTAATGGGCGGGAAGAGGTGATTCATCCATTCACCCGGCTCGAGACTCGGCTTGGGTTCGTCCTTCTGTCCGTTCTCCAGGGCTGCGGCGACGGGATTTCGCGAAGCCATGATTTGCGCCTTGAGGTTGCGCGCCGGTGAAGTCTGGGCCAGGCCGAGCGGCAGCATGGCGGCAACGGCCTGATATTCCTTCAACGCATGGTGGCAGGAGGTGCAGCCCGAAAGGAGGTGGGCCTCCAGTGCCTGGCGCTCGGCGCGATCCAACACTCCGGTGGCATACAGTGGGACGGCGTCTTCGATTTCTTCATGCGTCATTCGTACTCACCCTGATCCCAGCAATGGCGGAGCGTATCACGCAATTTGGACATGCCCAGCTTGATGCGTGTTTTGACCGTTCCAAGCGGTTGATTCAGACGTGCGGCAATTTCCATGTGTGAGAGACCTTCGTAGTACGCCAGTTCGATGGCCTGCTGTTGAGCGGCGGGCAGGCTCGCCATGGCCGTGCCGACGGCGAGCCGCAATTCCTGATCGGCTTGAGTTTCGAAAGGGCTGGGGCTCATATCCCGGATCTGTGCCGCCGCGTCCCGTTCCAGCGAGTCCGTTGTCTGGTAACCCCGCGCCGACCGTGCGCGCAAACGATCGATGGCGCGGCTTCGGGTGAGCGTGATCAACCACGCCACCGGGGTGCCTCGCCCGACATCGTAGCGAGCCACTTTTCTCCATACCTCCAAGTAGACGTCCTGAAGGACCTCCTCGGCCTCCTCGCGGTTGCCCAGGATCCGGATCGCCAGAGTATAGAGCAGGGTGCATGACAGATCGTACAGTTCACTGAATGCTTGCTGGTCCCCTTTGACGATGCGGGCGAACAACGCCGGGTCGATCGTCGAAGTGGCGCGTCGAGTGGGTGTATCCATACGGTGCGAGTCAGGCAGTAGGCCGGAGATGACATCACCTCTCGCCCGCAACCACTATAGCATCTACGAGTGGATTGGCAAAAAAGATCTCTATTTAAGTAGACGAGAACGTTGGCGAAACGTGCGGACCGTCAGTGAGATTCGAAATAGCGGGCGAGATGACCGGCGGCATCGGCTGCGCCTGTGAAGGACGGCACGGCCTGCGTGATGCGTTGGCGCTCGACGGCTTCAAAGGCCGGCGGCCATTTTCCGATCTGGAAATCCTCCTTCGACAGTTCGGATGAGCGGCTGTACTGCTCGAGAAACGTCACCAACGGTTGTTCATCCGCGAAGATGTACCGTCGAACGTACACCACCGGGACGCGGGCTGCGACGGCTTCTACCACGGTGCCGTAGCCCGGTTTCGTCATGATCACGTCGGCGGACGGAATCATCGATCGGAAATGATACGGCAGAGAGCCGAGGGAGGTAATCCGGGATGACCGTCGGGTGATCGGGCCGTCGACAATGAAATGGTAGCCGCCCATGTTTTCCATGGCCTCCCATGGAAGAGACGTCAACGGAACGCCTCCGAAGCCGACCAGCACCAGCCGCTCATCGTCGAGGAGTTCCAACCGTTTCCGGAGTTGGTCACGCACCGGAACGGCCAGTTCAGCAATGGCGCCGATATTGGTCACGTGGCGGATGGGAGACAGCGGTAAGCCGGGGGCGATACGGAGAGCGGAGTTGGCTACGGCATAATGTCCGCCGATCTCCGACAGGATGTCATGCTGATCCGGCCTGGTTCCGTCCACGAAGGGGGTCAGGATGTCATGCCAGGTGAGATTGGCCAGGCAAACGGTCGGCACCCCGGCTTCCACTCCGGCGCGGACTGCCAAATACGGGGTATCCGCCACGATGACGCGGGGGCCGGCAGACCGGATCGCGGCCACTTCCTGCTCCAGACGCTGCGACCACTCTGCATGAAATCTGGCATGAGCTTCCCACGTGGCGGCGACGTCGATCTGCATGGGACCCTGTTGGATGCAGCCGATATCCTGTTGAACCGGCTGCAACGTCCAGGGGAGCCTCAAACGATCGGCAAAGAACGAGGCCGGTACCAGTGTCCGTAGAATGACGGTGAGATCGGGAATGAGGGTGCCCAACGCATTCAGCACGGGGACGACTTGGGCGGCATGACCGTACCCGTGCCCTGAAATCGCTGCCCAGATTACCGGCATGAGGGTGTCGGATGGAGTCTCAAGGCTGACGGGAAAAATAGAAAGCTGAACGTCAGACGTGACGGCATCGAAGGATGCGGGCGCTCAACTGTTGGAGTAATCCGATTCAAGGGGCGCGATGTTGTATTCCAGCTCGAGGTCGAATTCCTCGACCAACTGGTTGAACGCCTTGGCCCCCATGTCCGATCGTACCTCGTTCATGACCAGGTCAAGGACAGGAGCCGCGTGTTGGCCGTACTGTGTCACCGCCGATTCGATCCGTTTCCTGGCGTCGTCGAGCGTCATAATCTCGAAGTCCTCTCAAGGCAACGTTCGAAGCAAGGCCTGCATCTCGGGAACGAGATCCACGCCGCCGTTGGATCGTCCGGAGAGCGCCGCGTCGATTCCAGCCCTTAAAGCCGATTTGGCTTCGTCGGACTTATTCAGCCCGATCAGCGCCCGTCCGAGCGCAAAGTGTGACGCAACATGGACCGGATCCAATTGCACGGCCACCTTCAGATGTGTCGCGGCTTCTTCGTAACTGCCTTTTTCTTGAAGAATTTTGTTGCCCAATCCGTATCGGCCCAGAAACCCATTGGGATTCTTGGCCACCATTTGGCGGAATGCTTCGATGTCCATGCCTGAGGTCTCCGGGAATTCTCCGTCTCGGCGCATCATACCATCGTCGCCGAGCCGCAGCTAGTACCGACATTCCGTTGCGGGCGGAAGCGGGGAGTTCGCTGAAATTAGCAGTGCGTGGACATTGCGTGGTGACCGGAGAAATGAAGTCGCGTCTGAGGCCACGGACGCCATCAGCATGCTCTGCAGGCTGTCCAGAAAGGCCGTCCAGCAAGGCCGAAGCGAGTGAGAGGCGATGCGAAAACGCGGCTGGAGGATTTGCCGACAGCCTGCTAGCGGCTCGATGGGGTGAAGACTGGCACGACCGGCGCGGAGCCCGAAGGCCTGGGTTTGACGGACACGGACCGGATGGGGTTGTCGGGAAGGGGGGCGCTGCTGGCGGTGTAGAACGAGCTGTCCTGCACCAGCTGCTCCATGAGCGCGGTCAGGCAAGATTCGGTGACCACGCCCTTGAGTTCATCGATCACCAGCGGGCTCGCCCCAAAGAGATGATATCGGCTCGTTCCCGCCGACCGTCCTTCGTACCGCTTGATCTGTCCGTCCCATCGCTCGAGTTCGAGCGTCATATGGGAGGCATAGTCGTACTCCAACGGAATCACAGGTGTGAGGAGGAACATCGACGCTCCGATCACGATGCCTTTCCAGGCTGCGGCGCCCGAATGTGGATCAACGGCCTCATCGATGACCAGGCGCGCGCGAATGGTTTTGCCCTGCGTGGGTGCACCGACATGTTCGGAAGAGTCCGATCGTGAAAAGAGTCCGATCTCCCGCAAGGAGCCCAAAAGCCGCCGGTCCGTATCCTGCGAAGGATTCTGCGGGGAGCCATTTCTGATCAATTGGACGCGATCAAGCAGGAGAGGAACCTGTTCCTGTTGCGTGATCGTCCTTGTCGTGTCGCGACGCTGGAGGGATGCGTCGTCATCAGTCAATTCGATCCAGCGCGAACAAGCTGAGCTGGACAGCAGCAGCAGCGTCAACAGTGCGGCATGACAGGCTGGTAGATTTCGTAGAGTCTTCACGCATGACCCCCTAGAAATAGAAGGCGAATCCGATGTAGGGAAGGCTGGCATTGAGACCCACATTGGGGTATCGCGTGCCGGCGTTGGAGATGTGATGAAAACGATAGCCGGCGTTGAGAGCCATCCGCGGCGTCACGAACCAGGACAGGCCGACTCCCGCGGTCAGGATGAAGTTGAGGCGGGCTGATTCTTCCGGAACGTACCCGACGAGATCCGTGTAAAACGGTCCTCCGGCGAATTCGACATAGGGACGAAGCGAATGGTATCCGCTGAAGAGATACTTGATCTTCGGCGTAAAGCCGATGCCGTGGGTCAGCACCGGTTCCTGAAATTGGACATAGACGATTTCCGCCCCGAGCAGAATCTGGCCCTGGTACCAGCTTTTCCCGATCGGGTCGGTCAGGATCATGCTCCACGAGGGCATGAGGGCCGGGCCCTGTTGTTTCGTCGAGTGGTCGCTGGTGAGACGGACGGATATCAGATAACCGGCTGAGAAGCCCACCTCCTGCATTCCAAACCGCAGTCCTGAAACAGGTTCTTCGGATCGCGCAAACGATGGATGGAATCCCGCCGTCAGCAGGAGGAGCAACACAATGATGCCCGGTCGCAGTCGTGTCATTCAGCATCTCGGCCCTGTGTCGGCAGGGAAATTATCCAGCGTGGATTGCACCGTGAGCAGTGAGGCCTACAGTAACAAAGAATTTCGGGAAGTCCAGAAAGTGAAAGAAACCCGCAGTGAAAATCCCGAAGGGGAGAAAAGGGGGAAGGGAGAAAAGTTTTACGACGGTTTCAATTGCATCAGGCGGCGAACGTCGTTCGCTTCGTCCGGAAGATGGTAGCGGCGATCGATGGAGATCACACGCTCGAGGCAACGGCGTGCCGAGACGAGGTCGCCTCGCTGCTCGTACACCGAAGCGAGCAGACGGACCACGGCGGCTTCGGCCGGTTCGTGACCGAGGCGGACGTAGTGCTCGGATGCGTTGTTCAGGCAACGTTCCGCGCCGGTCAACTCGCCGCGCTGAAGGTAGGTCTTGCCCATCTGGCTGTACGTCACGGCGAGCCCTTCCTCGTTGCCCACAATGCGATGCTGGTCAAGGGCCAGATGGAACGACGCGTCGGCTTGGTCCCATTGTTGCTCCCGGGCGTCCTGCAGCGCGAGGTTATTGTAGAGAATGCCTAATGCCCGATGGTCATTCAACTCCACCAGCATGTCGAGGGCTTCCAGGTAATAGGGGCGGGATTTCTCCGGATGCTCCGTGCCGGCGTGCAAGTTTCCGAGGTTGACCAGCGTATGCGCGATCGCGTGCGCGTCGCGCTCTTCGCGCTGGATGACGAGCACTTCCCGATAGCATTCTTCTGCCCGAGTCAGGTCGTTGAGCAGCGCGCAGGTATTGCCGAGATTGCCGAGCGAATCCGACAATCCCCGGCGGTTTCCGCTGCGGCGGTCATCGTCCGCCGCGACCTCCCACGCTTCGCGGGCATGAAGGAGATCTCCGCGATGAAGAAAAATACGAGCCCTGTGTTTGTGATCGTCAGCCATGGTAGAGGCGGGAACGACCGTAAGGGAATCAGTCTCCGCCCTTGGGCGTGTCTCGTCTGTACTCGACCGCGATGTCGTCCTCTTCGGTCAGGCCGAGGCCGGCGCGAAATGATTCCAGAAGTTCGGTCACGTAGTCGATGTCGCGCGGGTCTTTGCCCTCGGGCGATCCGAGGTAGGATTCGCACAGCTCGAGTCCGGTTCGGAAATGGCGGGGGATCGTTTCTTCCGTGACCTGCTGCCACGTAATATAGATGCAGAACGCGTGGAAGGCATCGGCGTTCGGATGAGCCGCCGCAAGGAGGAGCAGGTGTTCGTATGCCTCGCGCGCCGATGCTCCGGCGGAGGAGGAAAACCGATCTTCCAGGTCCACCGCCGTGAGCCAATCCGGACCCAGTTGCATTTGGGACCGTTGAAAGGCTTCGCGGGCGGCCAGCGCGGCGTCGAATTGCATCGAACGAGCATACTTGCAGAGTCCGTTCAGGTCAATGTGCAGGCGGGTCGGCCGCACGTTTACTTCGGTACGGGCACTTTGTACACTGGCGACACGCTCCAATGAACGAAGGCCATTCCCCGATATCTTCTTCGGAACCCCCGGTTTCCGACACGGTCGACCAGGTCATCTGGTATCACAATCGAACGAAGCATCATTTTCATCGCTACGCCCGTTCGATGGGATATCTGGATTGGGCCAATCAACCCGATCCCTTTCGGCGCTATGAAGGGTCCGAAATCATCCGACTGCCCTTGGTGGGTCCGGAAGAGGATCCGGTTTCGCCTTCCTACGACGAGCTGTTCAATGCCCATGACGTCATCGTCCATCCGCTTTCTTTGCGCAGCTTGTCCCGATTTTTCGAGTTGGCGCTCGCGCTTTCGGCTTGGAAACGGGTCGGAGAATCGGAATGGGCGCTTCGGATCAATCCATCGTCCGGCAATCTGCACCCGACCGAGGGCTACGTTCTGCTGCCGGACATGTTCGAATGCGAGCTTCGGGCCGGCCTCTATCACTATGCGCCCAAAGAGCATGCCCTAGAACGCAGGGCCGCCTGTCCGTCCGGCAAGATCGCCCGTGTCTTGGCGCCGTTTCCGGCCCACGCGTTCATTTTGGGATTGACCTCAGTTCATTGGCGGGAGGCTTGGAAGTATGGCGAACGTGCCTTTCGCTATTGTCAGCACGACGTTGGCCATGCGATCGGAGCGGCTCGAATCTCCGCGGGCACACTGGGATGGCGAATGGTGCTGTTGGAGGGGAGTTCGCAGGACACCGCGGGACTTTTGCTTGGGACGAGCCGTCTGGAAGATTTTCAGGATGCCGAACCAGAACATCCGGATTGTCTGGCGGTGATCTGGCCGGCCGCAACGGGCGGAGGTGCTTCAACCGAAACAGTTCCGCTTTATCTGGAACCCGCGGCGGTTGCCGAGGTGGCTGAGGGACCGTGGCACGGCCGCGCCAATCGCCTAAGCCACGAACATGGAGTCCAGTGGGATGTCATCGACATGGCTGCCGCGGCGTCATGGAAGCACGAGGCCGATCAACGGACGATCCGGACGGTGTCGCCTGATCGGTGCTCAGGCGGCGAGACGGTTGGTCAGGCGGAGTCATTGCCCGCCGCGCAGATCATCCGCCAGCGACGGAGCGCCGTGGCGTTCGACGGCCGAACGTCCATTTCCTCAACCCGATTTTTTCGCATGCTGCGGCTCGTCATGCCGGGAGAGCAATGCGGCCAGTTGGACCGTACGGTTCCGTGGGACGTCTGGCCATATGATCCGGCGATTCATCTCATGCTGTTCGTACATCGGATCGACGGCCTGACACCGGGCCTGTATTTCTTCCTGCGCGCCCCATCCAAATTGTCATTCGTCCAGAACGCCATGAACCCTGAGTTGGTGTGGAGCAAGGCACCCGGCGTCCCGGACGATCTGCCGCTCTATTGGTTGCTTGAGGGAGACGCGAAAAAACTGTCCGTTCAGGTCAGCTGCCATCAGGACATCGCCGGCGACAGCGCTTTTTCGTTCGGGATGTTGGCCGAATTCGAGGGGCGCTTGCGGAAAGATGGCGCCTGGTGGTATCCACGATTGTTCTGGGAATCGGGGTTGCTGGGTCAGGTTCTCTATCTGGACGCGGAAGCGGCGGGAGTACGGGCGACCGGTATCGGCTGTTTCTTCGATGATCCGGTTCACGAAGTTCTTGCCGTGAAATCGATGACGCTCCAATCGCTCTATCATTTCACCATCGGCGGACCGGTCGAAGACCGGCGTCTCCTGACCCTGCCTCCGTATTTTCATATTGTCGATAACCAAAAAATAGTAAAATCATCATGATGGAAATTATAATTCATGTTTAAGATTAAGAAAAAACCGGCCAAATCCAAGCCGCCTGAACTCTACAACATCATTGAGGACTACTCGGAGTTTGATGCGCCTGGCAATGTCACCGTCTGCGCGATGACCCTCGCCGAGGATCTCGCAATGCATGCCAAGATCCTTTCTGAAAGTTACCAGATTCCGCTGGATCGGATGACATCGTTGCTCACGGAGGGCGGCCTCTATGTCTATCCGCAAGTCGGCGGTGTGCTGACGCAAGGGCTTTTTTGCTGCGTGGTCGATCCGCAGGGCGGGCTGCCCAAACAGACGTGGGTCTTGGATCTCATGCAGTTTGCGGAGGCTGAGCAGGTGAGCCGCGCCAGGTCCTGTTCATTGCAGGACGCGGCGCTGGAAGTCTTCCGCCGTACCCTTCCGGATGAATTAAAGGCGAAGCTCGAACGGAAAAATCTGGGGCTGGACTACCGGACGGTCAGTCCACAGGTGGCCAAAGGCGGCGACATCAAGTACATCGATTTCAGGAAGGATTGGTCCCCGCATTTCAAGCGCCTCTGCATCATGCCGGACGGCCGGCTCGTGGAGACCGGCGGGCTGCAGGAGTTCGCTCAATTGCATGGGATCACCGAAGCGCAAGCGAAGACGCTGATCGGCGAGGGGGGGATCCTGGAAGTCGGAGAAGAAGTCCTGGCTTGCCAGATCGTGAATGGGCAGCCGGCCGTCGCGCGGTTCAGCGCAAAAAACTATGTCAAAGCGAAAGAACTGGTGACTGCGAAAGGACTTCACCTGATGGATGCGCTCAGCGAGATTGGTTACAACGATCCCGCCATGATGCGCGGACTGATGCGCAAGGAATTGACCGCCGGACGCTAGCGTTCGAATACGAGCCGACCTCTGCCGAAACTCCTCTCCTTCTGCGCATGATCATGGGCATGCATGACAGGACTGCCTTGAAAGGACGATCCGGGACCGATGCTGTCTCAGGGGATGAGCGTGTGATTGTGCGGCGTGGGAGTCAGCACCCGATTTCGTTCCATCATGGCTGTCTTCGTCCTTGACCGACCTATCAGTACGCCAAGCAGCGTACCCGTTACGTTCGTGACCACGTCGAAGACAGAGGGAAACCGGGAGTGACAATAGACCTGATAGAACTCGATGCTCAGCGAAAGGAGCGCGCCGACGGTCCCGGCCAGCAGCATGTGGCGAACAGGCTTGCTGGAATTCAACAGTCGGCTCAGGAAGTAGCCGAGTGGAAAGAATAGAAGAGTATTGCCGATCAGATCGGAGGCAATATCCAGTAAATAGGCGGGAGAGCGAAGGTCTTGCGCCGTGGGAAGCCATTTGATGTATTCCCAGTGCGAGTGTCCGACGAAATTCTTCAGCGGCAACGTGCCGACCATCAGGATCACGATGGTCCATGCGGCCGCAAAAAGAAGGTCCGGATGTATTCGTCGGGCGAACATGTCTTCAGGAGGTCCCGATTCGTATCACGGGAGGCATGTTCACACTGCGGGCCGTGGAGCGGCGCACGCGATGAGCGCGGACACGCGTCGACGGTTCATCGGGAATGGCGTACAAGACGTGTACGAGCGTTACTTGGCGAGTTCCTCTTTGACGGCGTCGACCAGCTTGATCAAGTCAAAGGGTTTCTCAAAGACGCGACGGGCGCCGAACAGTTTGGCGACGTCCAGAAAATTCCGATCACCCTGCGCTCCGGTCATGGCGATCACCTTGGCGTCCACGTATTCCCGGGTCAATTGCAGCGTCGCCTCGAGGCCGTCCGTTCCGGGCATGAGGATGTCCATGATGACGAGATCGATACGGTTTTTTTGATAGGCATGCAGGCCTTCCTGTCCGTCCCGGGCCTCGATGACCTGGTACTGGGCTTTCTCCAGGACATCTTTGAGGAGATGCCGGATCGAATCTTCATCGTCGATGACAAGAATAGTGGCCATGATGATCAATGCTCCTTGAGCCCACTGAATACTACCCGCAGTCGGTGGCGGCTGTCTAGGAAGAATGCGATTGCGGGCGCTCAAAACCTCCGATGCGCGAGGACGGGCCGCATCCGTGCAAGCGGACCGCGCGATAACGCGACACGCAGATGAGGAGGAGCCCGATCAGCGCGGACGCTTGACCTCATTCGGCGATATTTGCTACAAAGCTGTGACGCTCATACCACCGCGACGCTCACCCCCATTATCATCCCGGAGATTGTCGTGTCGGACCAGGACTGGCTCTGGACGCGCCGAGCCTTGCTGAAAACCTCGCTTGTCGGACTGCTTGCCGTCAGCGGACGCGTGTTCTCTCCTTCGACCTCGCAGGCCGCGACATTGCCTGAAGGCGAACTGGACTTTTACAACGTCCATACCGACGAACGCCTGCACGTCCGGTATCGGAACGAACTGGGCGAGTACGATCTGGCCGCGTTGGACGAGGTCAATCACGTCCTTCGTTGCCATCACACCGGTGAAGTTGCGGCAATGGACATCCGTTTGCTCGAGCATGTGAATCTCGTGCAGAAGACCTTGGGGGGAAACGGCGAGATCCATGTCATCTCCGGATATCGGTCGCCGGAATATAACGCATTGCTGGTGAAGAGGAGCCGCCGCGCGGTGCGGCACAGTTATCACATCGAGGGGCAAGCACTGGATTTCTACATTCCCGGCACCCCTCTGCGCGCCATCCGGCAGGTTGCAAGGACGCTACGGTACGGGGGCGTCGGTTTCTATCCGCGAGCCGGCTTTGTGCACCTGGATTGCGGACCCGTCCGATTCTGGTAGCCGGACGCGCGGCTTCCGCGAACCA from Nitrospira japonica harbors:
- a CDS encoding 4'-phosphopantetheinyl transferase family protein: MNGYQPVPFPAIPLTSPSRLLDMLGGSLELEDGAIHVWQCSLDEADPCHDRLSAYLDAEERSRASRFVHERDRRRFVLAHGCLRVLLARYAGPSPAALSFGRSREGKPVLAREAGPAAIAFNLSHSHGRMLLAVSRHREVGADLELMREDVEALKLAERFYTRNEYAALTAQPSAQHTLCFFQYWVAKEAVLKGQGKGIPSLGECEIDLGSQERQIEVRILPGSNMDKGWYVQWLSCGLGWSAAVAFYGTAVLRGMPE
- the tadA gene encoding tRNA adenosine(34) deaminase TadA, giving the protein MSDSSVDQDTYFMRTALALAAQATAIGEVPIAAVLVQGSEVIASSHNFRETWQDPTAHAELIAIREAAKRCGTWRLLDTTLYVTVEPCPMCLGAVILARIPRLVFGARDAKAGACGSVLDFSRNSRLNHQVTVTGCVLEQDSQALLKDFFRGLRSEG
- a CDS encoding tetratricopeptide repeat protein, which encodes MADDHKHRARIFLHRGDLLHAREAWEVAADDDRRSGNRRGLSDSLGNLGNTCALLNDLTRAEECYREVLVIQREERDAHAIAHTLVNLGNLHAGTEHPEKSRPYYLEALDMLVELNDHRALGILYNNLALQDAREQQWDQADASFHLALDQHRIVGNEEGLAVTYSQMGKTYLQRGELTGAERCLNNASEHYVRLGHEPAEAAVVRLLASVYEQRGDLVSARRCLERVISIDRRYHLPDEANDVRRLMQLKPS
- a CDS encoding anti-sigma factor domain-containing protein, translated to MTHEEIEDAVPLYATGVLDRAERQALEAHLLSGCTSCHHALKEYQAVAAMLPLGLAQTSPARNLKAQIMASRNPVAAALENGQKDEPKPSLEPGEWMNHLFPPITPARSVSLPWALGIAAVLLVTVAGYLGWSFTTRLSSDGAKIEQLETALQEQTTKLVGLQRVVADRDRTVAILERDGERRGHDIAELKEQLIERETELEGLEQQLTSRSAAGARGKTPQDELAALLRQPSIRVVSLNGSEMAKNASGLLLYDAKTQKIWLYAVNLPECVNGTMYQLWAIDQRPKSIGTFHMDSGETAHLMVKRLPDFERTKKFAVSLEPPGGRPQPTGALYLVSQS
- a CDS encoding sigma-70 family RNA polymerase sigma factor — its product is MDTPTRRATSTIDPALFARIVKGDQQAFSELYDLSCTLLYTLAIRILGNREEAEEVLQDVYLEVWRKVARYDVGRGTPVAWLITLTRSRAIDRLRARSARGYQTTDSLERDAAAQIRDMSPSPFETQADQELRLAVGTAMASLPAAQQQAIELAYYEGLSHMEIAARLNQPLGTVKTRIKLGMSKLRDTLRHCWDQGEYE
- a CDS encoding acyloxyacyl hydrolase, with the translated sequence MTRLRPGIIVLLLLLTAGFHPSFARSEEPVSGLRFGMQEVGFSAGYLISVRLTSDHSTKQQGPALMPSWSMILTDPIGKSWYQGQILLGAEIVYVQFQEPVLTHGIGFTPKIKYLFSGYHSLRPYVEFAGGPFYTDLVGYVPEESARLNFILTAGVGLSWFVTPRMALNAGYRFHHISNAGTRYPNVGLNASLPYIGFAFYF
- a CDS encoding tetratricopeptide repeat protein, translated to MDIEAFRQMVAKNPNGFLGRYGLGNKILQEKGSYEEAATHLKVAVQLDPVHVASHFALGRALIGLNKSDEAKSALRAGIDAALSGRSNGGVDLVPEMQALLRTLP
- a CDS encoding glycosyltransferase family protein encodes the protein MPVIWAAISGHGYGHAAQVVPVLNALGTLIPDLTVILRTLVPASFFADRLRLPWTLQPVQQDIGCIQQGPMQIDVAATWEAHARFHAEWSQRLEQEVAAIRSAGPRVIVADTPYLAVRAGVEAGVPTVCLANLTWHDILTPFVDGTRPDQHDILSEIGGHYAVANSALRIAPGLPLSPIRHVTNIGAIAELAVPVRDQLRKRLELLDDERLVLVGFGGVPLTSLPWEAMENMGGYHFIVDGPITRRSSRITSLGSLPYHFRSMIPSADVIMTKPGYGTVVEAVAARVPVVYVRRYIFADEQPLVTFLEQYSRSSELSKEDFQIGKWPPAFEAVERQRITQAVPSFTGAADAAGHLARYFESH